One window of the Ananas comosus cultivar F153 linkage group 21, ASM154086v1, whole genome shotgun sequence genome contains the following:
- the LOC109726420 gene encoding small nuclear ribonucleoprotein Sm D2-like: protein MSMEEDANGKKEEEEFNTGPLSVLMMSVKNNTQVLINCRNNKKLLGRVRAFDRHCNMVLENVREMWTEIPKTGKGKKKALPVNKDRFISKMFLRGDSVIIVLRNPK, encoded by the exons ATGTCAATGGAGGAGGATGCAAAT GggaagaaagaggaagaggaattCAACACCGGCCCGCTGTCAGTTTTAATGATGAGCGTCAAAAATAATACACAG GTGTTGATTAACTGTCGGAACAACAAGAAGCTACTTGGTCGTGTGAGGGCCTTTGATCGTCACTGTAACATGGTTCTCGAGAATGTCAGGGAGATGTGGACGGAG ATACCAAAAACAGGTAAAGGCAAGAAGAAGGCGCTGCCCGTGAACAAGGACCGATTCATCAGCAAGATGTTCCTCCGCGGGGATTCTGTTATAATTGTTCTGAGGAACCCTAAATGA
- the LOC109726695 gene encoding uncharacterized protein LOC109726695 yields the protein MGCISSKLLSTTDDFDRRIAASDCRTHFVSLTSSTYGVLDLNPKPEEEEKEQEKRSPHFVILPQSKKKLPKEEAPEIINAWELMEDLEDETPIWSPVKRPAKSYLSVQIWSPVNAMASPKKHKRRKIRGKENSPHQASSKSSDFDSNRVLRPFSSSANSKCVVPNSAVAKKSTPLSAKVSKSGTDSVVSSSRRSLSPLFDPELLASIEKELFEEREHIKKMVASKPRSGKHFLSSDTLLRTFEEKCPQGGESAVVLYTTTLRGIRKTFEDCNAVRSMIEGHDVQIVERDISMDSGYREELRLLMEKREVRVPLLFVKGRLVGGKEEVLKLEEEGKLGIILQGMPRARVWCEACGGVRFVMCMDCNGSCKVLDEEEKKMVKCGECNENGLIHCPICS from the coding sequence ATGGGTTGCATCTCTTCCAAATTGCTCTCCACCACCGACGATTTCGATAGGCGAATCGCCGCCTCCGATTGCCGAACCCACTTCGTCTCACTCACTTCGAGCACTTACGGAGTTCTCGATCTCAATCCGAAGccggaggaagaagagaaggagcaGGAGAAGAGGTCTCCTCACTTTGTTATTCTCCCACAGTCGAAGAAGAAGCTTCCGAAGGAAGAAGCTCCGGAGATCATCAATGCGTGGGAACTAATGGAGGATCTCGAAGACGAGACCCCTATTTGGTCTCCGGTTAAAAGACCCGCTAAATCATATCTTTCGGTCCAGATTTGGTCTCCGGTGAACGCAATGGCTTCGCCGAAGAAACACAAGAGGAGGAAGATAAGGGGAAAAGAGAACAGCCCACATCAGGCGAGTTCGAAAAGTTCCGATTTTGATTCGAATCGGGTGTTACGACCGTTTAGTTCGTCGGCTAATTCAAAATGTGTTGTACCCAATTCTGCAGTTGCGAAGAAGAGCACCCCATTGAGTGCTAAGGTAAGCAAATCGGGGACGGATTCGGTTGTTTCTTCGTCGAGAAGAAGCTTAAGCCCTTTGTTCGATCCGGAGCTTCTCGCTTCCATCGAGAAAGAGCTCTTTGAAGAGAGAGAACATATTAAAAAGATGGTAGCTTCTAAGCCCAGAAGCGGAAAGCACTTTTTAAGTTCCGACACATTGCTTCGCACCTTCGAAGAGAAGTGCCCGCAGGGCGGCGAAAGCGCGGTGGTACTATACACAACCACACTGAGGGGGATACGAAAGACCTTCGAGGACTGCAACGCCGTCCGATCAATGATCGAGGGCCACGATGTGCAAATCGTAGAGCGGGACATCTCGATGGACTCCGGGTATAGAGAGGAGCTCAGGCTACTGATGGAGAAAAGGGAAGTGAGAGTTCCTTTGCTGTTTGTGAAGGGGAGGTTAGTTGGAGGGAAAGAGGAGGTTTTGAAGCTAGAAGAGGAGGGCAAATTGGGAATTATACTGCAAGGGATGCCTAGGGCAAGAGTGTGGTGTGAGGCGTGTGGGGGGGTGAGGTTTGTGATGTGTATGGATTGCAATGGGAGTTGTAAGGTGTTGgatgaggaggagaagaagatggtgaAGTGTGGGGAGTGTAATGAGAATGGTTTGATTCATTGCCCCATTTGTTCTTGA
- the LOC109726238 gene encoding uncharacterized protein LOC109726238, whose amino-acid sequence MPLSDLEAPSNNGDGALETLAAAAEEEEEEEEEEESDPEMPPESFRIGIGEEFDWAELNAVLDRDDSTRGSANPKSQQQQHHYHHHANPSKPRSDDSQRFSGIIVLPGAIPISGAYLGRSARRARRKKMAGNGGGRAGRGAVPETDPGSPKVSCAGKVMSQRDRHRNPGILRRSPEDEDEEERGGRRGSFVAAALRLIRGGGDGGGPSPSENTPAMVAAAPPGLGGMKRFASGRRGECSCGGDADGGMYCHVALPRPLDREVVAGNASVGPFEEMGRGRD is encoded by the coding sequence ATGCCACTTAGCGACCTCGAGGCCCCATCCAACAATGGCGATGGTGCACTCGAAACcctagcggcggcggcggaggaggaggaggaggaggaggaggaggaggaatcgGATCCGGAGATGCCCCCGGAGTCGTTCCGGATCGGGATCGGGGAGGAGTTCGATTGGGCGGAGCTCAACGCCGTGCTCGATCGCGACGATTCCACCAGGGGGAGCGCGAATCCCAAatcgcagcagcagcagcaccactaccaccaccacGCAAACCCTAGCAAGCCCCGATCCGACGACTCCCAGAGGTTCTCCGGGATCATCGTCCTCCCCGGGGCGATCCCGATCTCCGGCGCGTACCTCGGCCGGAGCGCGCGCCGcgcgaggaggaagaagatggcgGGAAACGGTGGCGGGAGAGCGGGGCGGGGGGCGGTGCCGGAGACGGATCCGGGGTCGCCGAAGGTGTCGTGCGCTGGGAAGGTGATGTCGCAGCGGGACCGGCACCGGAACCCTGGTATTCTCCGGCGATCGCCGGAGGATGAGGACGAGGAAGAGAGGGGAGGGCGAAGGGGTAGCTTCGTAGCGGCGGCGCTCCGCCTcatccgcggcggcggcgacggcggcgggcCGTCCCCGTCGGAGAATACTCCGGcgatggtggcggcggcgccgccggggTTGGGAGGGATGAAGCGTTTCGCGTCGGGGAGGAGGGGGGAGTGCTCCTGCGGCGGGGACGCGGACGGTGGGATGTACTGCCACGTGGCGCTGCCTCGGCCGCTGGATCGGGAGGTTGTGGCGGGTAACGCGTCGGTGGGGCCATTCGAAGAGATGGGGCGAGGCCGGGATTGA